In a genomic window of Sulfurisphaera tokodaii str. 7:
- a CDS encoding DNA double-strand break repair nuclease NurA, whose product MSDVIDKIKKLAIDEREKANKLKADILLLSEEIRRGKIDLTFEEVKGTVGEHIACAIDGGKLEVDLGDSYLIIAKAVSVIGKYGETKEIPPTIVRDFKIVSDYYGEDEVKKRSIILMLTLETNLLSQANCDKIFIDGPLIDPPVYDEELEEYFLVRSNVIKRKEPIGIVKRFSHRLLINYLNDMGYDFSNIRESYLVTILFSELRKSLKSKQAVALGWINWDEIFKKKSNIFKDLEGLSRAYLKIGLKIYSSYFQLSPTSPVVRIDTLLPSGLDFIKIWGIEGEKEVTILNKIADSLAKVRSEEANSYVSLFRMLRGNDDFFSYLSKF is encoded by the coding sequence ATGAGTGATGTAATAGATAAAATAAAAAAGTTAGCAATTGATGAGAGAGAAAAAGCGAATAAATTAAAAGCTGATATTTTACTTCTTTCTGAAGAAATTAGAAGAGGAAAAATTGATTTAACATTTGAAGAAGTTAAAGGAACTGTAGGGGAACATATAGCTTGTGCAATAGATGGTGGTAAACTTGAAGTGGATTTAGGTGATTCATATCTTATTATTGCAAAAGCAGTATCTGTAATAGGAAAATATGGGGAAACTAAGGAGATACCTCCGACTATAGTTAGAGATTTTAAGATAGTTAGTGATTATTATGGAGAGGATGAAGTTAAGAAACGGTCTATAATTCTTATGCTTACATTGGAGACCAATTTACTCAGTCAAGCTAATTGTGATAAAATCTTCATTGATGGACCTTTAATTGATCCACCAGTATATGATGAGGAATTGGAGGAATATTTTCTAGTTAGAAGTAATGTGATTAAAAGGAAAGAACCAATAGGAATAGTGAAAAGGTTCAGTCATAGACTTTTGATAAACTACTTGAACGATATGGGTTACGATTTTTCAAATATTAGAGAAAGCTATCTAGTAACCATACTTTTCTCAGAATTAAGGAAAAGCTTAAAGAGTAAACAAGCAGTTGCACTTGGATGGATTAATTGGGATGAAATATTTAAGAAAAAAAGTAATATATTTAAAGATCTTGAAGGGTTGAGTAGGGCGTATTTAAAAATAGGTCTGAAAATCTATTCATCTTATTTCCAATTAAGTCCAACTTCTCCAGTGGTAAGGATAGATACTTTGTTACCAAGTGGATTAGACTTCATAAAGATATGGGGTATTGAAGGAGAAAAAGAGGTTACAATATTAAATAAAATTGCAGATAGCCTTGCTAAGGTAAGGAGTGAAGAGGCTAATAGTTATGTTTCACTATTTCGAATGCTCAGAGGGAATGATGATTTCTTTTCGTATTTATCTAAGTTTTAA
- a CDS encoding DUF4364 family protein: MSKRLKRTSLEIIYSILGACNNNSTKTRIMYNAGVNLLELTKYLELLEKEGYIKKIQSEKRVTYSLTEKGRDALERLEKYIKILKELEEAKKDVIDLIKIVKKKKEVKT, translated from the coding sequence ATGAGCAAAAGACTAAAGAGAACTTCTCTCGAGATAATATACTCAATTTTAGGTGCATGTAATAATAATTCCACTAAAACAAGAATTATGTATAATGCTGGTGTTAATCTTCTCGAATTAACTAAATACTTAGAACTACTTGAAAAAGAGGGCTATATAAAGAAAATTCAAAGTGAGAAAAGAGTAACATACTCGTTAACAGAAAAAGGAAGAGATGCGTTAGAAAGATTAGAAAAATATATAAAAATACTGAAGGAATTGGAAGAAGCTAAGAAGGATGTGATCGATCTAATAAAGATTGTTAAAAAGAAAAAAGAAGTTAAAACTTAG
- a CDS encoding AAA family ATPase: MRIAFHAYKGGVGKSTLSLMLAKALAEKGKKVLFIDRDMMNWTSQLAKIDEDGLLVQIAFEKEPKNFYKEIKIKDGSLKIVKMFSSGINFYKAFTEFTKIQEFYNFYENFLRRENFDYMVLDNPVFLTWDTNPIKYETMAFKQVFPDEKAYVVLISDILPFSIKDSIIYLRRISAEAPLDWKPLAGIINMAIEEKERYIESTKKLMKELGFPKGVIVKFYDSVFQFHGEIEDLPIVPEIRTLAERIINNDMKEEIIL; this comes from the coding sequence ATGAGAATTGCTTTTCATGCGTATAAAGGTGGCGTTGGAAAGTCAACGTTGTCTTTAATGTTAGCTAAGGCTTTAGCAGAAAAGGGAAAGAAAGTACTTTTTATTGATAGAGATATGATGAATTGGACCTCACAATTAGCCAAAATCGATGAAGATGGTTTACTGGTTCAAATAGCTTTTGAAAAGGAACCCAAAAATTTTTACAAAGAAATTAAAATTAAAGATGGAAGCTTAAAGATTGTGAAGATGTTTTCTAGTGGTATTAACTTTTATAAAGCTTTTACAGAATTCACAAAAATTCAAGAATTTTATAATTTTTACGAGAATTTTTTAAGAAGAGAAAACTTTGATTATATGGTTTTAGATAATCCAGTATTTCTAACATGGGATACTAATCCTATAAAATACGAGACCATGGCTTTTAAACAAGTTTTTCCTGATGAGAAAGCGTATGTTGTACTTATTTCAGATATTTTACCGTTTTCTATAAAGGATTCTATAATTTATCTAAGAAGAATTAGTGCTGAAGCACCCCTAGACTGGAAACCGTTAGCTGGAATAATAAATATGGCTATAGAGGAAAAAGAAAGATATATTGAAAGTACAAAAAAGCTTATGAAAGAGTTAGGTTTTCCTAAAGGAGTTATAGTAAAATTTTATGATTCAGTTTTTCAATTTCATGGTGAAATAGAAGATTTGCCTATAGTTCCAGAGATAAGGACGTTAGCAGAAAGGATTATCAATAATGATATGAAAGAGGAGATAATACTTTAA
- a CDS encoding CBS domain-containing protein — protein MRGKVSDYMNTAVVTVSLNSTMEEILSVLSRESSGRVIVLDNEKPISIITTRSIIAAFSEYSLDLFSLKAKDLMSEDLISVTPDTPVIDAIKIMINNNIGGLPVVENQVIRGLFTEREVINVIANLKFSGIVDSIMSTKIETIPQNSTILEAAKIMAMRGIRRLPIVNEYRMVGIITAADIVKYLEKHRNIGNVLDAGTKNPWTINRYTSIIDAAKIMKEKKIGTLPVVDNSKLVGIVTERDLMYSLLTVELNS, from the coding sequence ATGAGAGGAAAAGTCTCAGATTATATGAATACAGCTGTTGTGACTGTATCCTTAAATTCTACAATGGAAGAGATATTAAGTGTATTATCTAGAGAAAGTAGTGGAAGAGTCATAGTGCTTGATAATGAAAAACCTATTAGTATAATTACTACTAGAAGTATTATTGCGGCTTTTTCTGAATACAGTTTGGATCTATTTAGCTTAAAAGCAAAGGATCTAATGTCAGAGGACTTAATAAGTGTGACACCAGATACTCCAGTAATTGATGCTATTAAAATCATGATAAATAATAATATAGGTGGATTACCAGTAGTGGAGAATCAAGTGATTAGGGGATTGTTTACAGAAAGAGAAGTAATAAATGTAATAGCTAATCTTAAGTTCTCTGGTATAGTAGACTCAATAATGAGTACCAAGATAGAAACTATTCCACAAAATTCTACGATTTTAGAAGCAGCTAAAATTATGGCCATGAGGGGTATTAGAAGATTACCAATAGTAAACGAGTATAGAATGGTTGGAATAATAACTGCTGCAGACATTGTAAAGTATCTTGAAAAACATAGAAATATAGGTAATGTACTAGACGCAGGAACAAAAAATCCTTGGACAATTAATAGATATACAAGTATAATTGACGCAGCTAAAATTATGAAAGAGAAAAAGATAGGTACTTTACCCGTTGTTGATAATTCTAAATTAGTTGGTATTGTAACTGAGAGGGATTTAATGTACTCATTATTAACTGTAGAACTCAACAGCTAA
- a CDS encoding DODA-type extradiol aromatic ring-opening family dioxygenase encodes MEENVEYNLMKGIFVSHGSPMILVENDPWKDLLREWGKRLGKFDSVIIISPHFFSWSGTFLVETQPKLECIQDYYGFPDELYKFCYSADNDVDLANKIVEEGQKEGLPIKQDNKWGLDHGAWIPLMYMYPEGVKAVTISITDLSAEIHYKLGEVIGRVVGDRNVLIIGTGSPTHRLELMYLNAKPRQTKFDQILIQKLKDGDFTSLFKLEGTKEWEIASPEGMLRPLFVVLGAVKPKKAEIIGYEVPYGGVSMLAVEFYS; translated from the coding sequence ATGGAAGAAAATGTAGAATATAACCTAATGAAAGGAATATTTGTATCTCACGGCTCTCCAATGATCCTGGTAGAGAACGACCCTTGGAAAGACTTACTTAGAGAGTGGGGGAAGAGACTTGGAAAATTCGATAGTGTAATAATAATTAGCCCACACTTCTTCAGCTGGTCCGGAACTTTCCTAGTAGAGACTCAGCCAAAACTTGAGTGTATTCAAGATTATTATGGTTTTCCAGATGAGTTATATAAATTCTGTTATTCAGCTGATAATGATGTCGATTTAGCAAATAAAATTGTAGAGGAGGGACAAAAAGAAGGATTACCAATAAAGCAAGATAATAAATGGGGATTAGATCATGGAGCATGGATTCCGTTAATGTATATGTATCCAGAAGGTGTAAAAGCCGTTACAATTTCAATAACTGACTTATCAGCAGAAATTCACTATAAACTTGGAGAAGTCATCGGGAGAGTTGTAGGAGACAGAAATGTATTAATTATAGGTACTGGGTCTCCCACTCATAGGCTTGAATTAATGTATTTAAATGCAAAACCTAGACAGACTAAATTTGATCAAATATTAATTCAGAAATTAAAAGATGGTGATTTCACTTCACTCTTTAAATTAGAAGGAACAAAAGAATGGGAAATAGCTTCACCAGAGGGAATGCTTAGACCTCTATTTGTAGTATTAGGGGCAGTTAAACCAAAAAAAGCTGAAATTATAGGTTACGAAGTGCCTTATGGTGGTGTAAGTATGTTAGCTGTTGAGTTCTACAGTTAA
- a CDS encoding helix-turn-helix transcriptional regulator produces the protein MKGEKMIILRGLIPVFIAYIIYKRGKKAYANEIKADIEKLLKKPVPRSLIYGTLQRMERYGIIDKCEEGKKKAYKLNDKGVIFLIKHVEILRYLSPVIITIIEDMDKELSDKRS, from the coding sequence ATGAAAGGAGAAAAGATGATTATACTTAGAGGGCTAATTCCGGTTTTTATAGCCTATATTATTTATAAAAGAGGAAAAAAAGCCTATGCTAATGAAATTAAAGCTGATATAGAGAAATTATTAAAGAAACCAGTACCACGGAGCCTAATTTATGGTACTTTACAAAGAATGGAAAGATATGGTATAATTGACAAATGTGAAGAAGGAAAGAAGAAAGCCTATAAATTAAATGATAAAGGAGTCATTTTTTTGATAAAGCACGTAGAAATTCTCAGATATTTGTCACCAGTTATAATTACAATTATAGAAGATATGGATAAAGAATTATCAGACAAAAGAAGTTAA
- a CDS encoding family 1 glycosylhydrolase: protein MKLGFSISAFQYEELNENSDWYLWLTDEINITSKRVIGELPGKNFYLSKFSQIHDIASRLNASFWRLNLSWGRIFKERDKISVEAVTGYRKLLKDLKDRGFKVILCLNHFDLPKWVHDPIIARDSLLTEGPLGWYSEDTINHFISFSSFVKDNFSEYVDLWCTFNEPNIMILFGYLSGIFPPGITSRRAYEKALKNVLTAHREVYNLFHGEKVGIIFNFPYIQGNEKAKEELFTTLKGISFDWIGVNYYTRIVVNEKGQPVDGYGMFCKPNSFSLDNNPCSDYGWEVYPEGLKHVLQGVKKFDKPIIVTENGIADSKDFLRPSFLISHVEAIKESKVNVEAYLYWSLIDNFEWNFGYQMKFGIYTLDLKARPSAYIFKELTSFV, encoded by the coding sequence ATGAAATTAGGTTTCTCGATTTCAGCATTCCAGTACGAGGAACTGAATGAGAATTCAGATTGGTATTTGTGGTTAACAGATGAGATTAACATAACAAGTAAGCGAGTAATAGGAGAATTACCAGGTAAGAATTTCTATCTCTCTAAGTTTTCTCAAATTCACGATATAGCTTCTAGGCTTAACGCATCATTCTGGAGACTGAACTTAAGTTGGGGAAGGATATTTAAGGAAAGAGATAAAATCTCTGTAGAAGCTGTAACTGGATATAGAAAATTACTCAAAGACTTGAAAGATAGAGGATTTAAGGTTATATTATGTCTTAATCATTTCGATCTTCCTAAGTGGGTTCACGATCCAATTATTGCTAGAGATTCTCTCTTAACTGAAGGACCTTTAGGTTGGTATTCAGAAGATACGATTAATCACTTTATATCTTTTTCGTCTTTTGTGAAAGATAATTTTTCCGAATACGTAGATCTTTGGTGTACCTTTAACGAACCTAATATAATGATACTTTTTGGTTATTTATCTGGGATTTTCCCACCTGGGATAACGAGCAGAAGAGCATATGAAAAAGCCTTGAAAAATGTCTTAACTGCACATCGAGAGGTTTATAACCTATTTCACGGAGAGAAAGTAGGAATCATTTTCAATTTTCCGTATATTCAGGGTAACGAGAAAGCTAAAGAAGAGCTTTTCACAACTTTGAAAGGCATAAGCTTTGATTGGATTGGTGTCAATTATTATACAAGAATAGTTGTTAATGAGAAAGGACAACCAGTTGACGGTTATGGTATGTTTTGTAAACCGAATTCTTTTTCATTAGATAATAATCCTTGTTCCGATTACGGCTGGGAAGTTTACCCAGAGGGGCTAAAGCATGTCTTACAAGGCGTGAAAAAATTCGATAAACCAATTATAGTAACTGAGAATGGTATTGCTGATTCCAAAGATTTCCTTAGACCAAGTTTCTTAATATCGCATGTGGAAGCTATAAAGGAAAGTAAAGTTAATGTTGAAGCCTATCTATACTGGAGTTTAATTGATAATTTTGAATGGAATTTCGGCTATCAAATGAAGTTCGGGATTTACACACTCGACTTGAAGGCAAGACCTAGCGCTTATATCTTCAAAGAATTAACTTCTTTTGTCTGA
- a CDS encoding class I SAM-dependent methyltransferase, which yields MHGHGFTDDFRKSFENPETFLNSILKGGEVIAELGCGTGFYCKYLKDYASKLYCVDAFCPALEEAKKRAPSAIFLCENASKTSIPSNSVDVVLFANSFHDMENKVEVVNEVKRILKKGGRVIVIDWEKKRTSFGPPERVRMSEEEYIEYFKDFKLVNKFKPSEYQYGLVFIKND from the coding sequence ATGCATGGTCACGGATTCACGGATGATTTTAGAAAGAGCTTTGAAAATCCAGAAACATTTTTGAATTCCATATTAAAGGGTGGAGAAGTAATTGCTGAACTTGGTTGCGGTACCGGTTTTTACTGTAAATATCTTAAGGATTATGCATCTAAACTTTATTGTGTAGATGCTTTTTGCCCAGCACTAGAAGAAGCTAAAAAGAGAGCACCATCAGCAATATTTTTATGTGAAAATGCTTCAAAAACTTCGATACCCTCTAACAGCGTAGACGTGGTTTTGTTCGCAAATTCCTTCCATGATATGGAGAATAAGGTTGAAGTAGTTAATGAGGTAAAAAGAATATTGAAAAAAGGTGGAAGGGTAATAGTAATCGATTGGGAGAAAAAGAGAACTTCCTTTGGTCCCCCAGAACGGGTAAGGATGAGTGAAGAGGAATATATAGAATATTTTAAGGATTTTAAGCTTGTAAATAAGTTTAAACCTAGTGAATATCAATATGGTTTGGTGTTTATAAAAAATGATTAG
- a CDS encoding DUF72 domain-containing protein, whose product MIFVGTSGWMYDWNEGGNLEWYVKYSGLNAVELNMSFYRFPFENQIKGWSKYKIVWSIKVNRYITHVKRLKDIESWEKFRKLMDKISPRFYLFQMPPTFKYNEENLKRVLEFEKIVGEKMAIEFRDTKWYENLPSLTKATIVSIDSPIGTYIVNNSGVVYLRLHGREEWYIYEYSEKELVELSNRIISLKPKEIYVFFNNDHWMLENARLMKKILEEKINSL is encoded by the coding sequence TGGTTGGATGTATGACTGGAATGAAGGTGGAAACTTAGAGTGGTATGTAAAATACTCTGGTTTAAATGCAGTTGAACTCAATATGAGTTTTTATCGTTTTCCATTCGAAAATCAGATTAAAGGATGGAGTAAGTACAAAATAGTTTGGAGTATAAAAGTAAATAGATACATAACGCATGTGAAAAGACTAAAAGATATTGAAAGCTGGGAAAAGTTTAGGAAACTTATGGATAAAATTTCTCCTCGTTTTTACTTATTCCAAATGCCCCCAACCTTTAAGTATAATGAAGAGAACTTAAAGAGGGTGTTAGAGTTTGAAAAGATTGTTGGAGAGAAGATGGCAATAGAATTTAGAGACACGAAGTGGTATGAAAACTTACCTAGTCTAACAAAAGCTACTATAGTTTCTATAGATTCTCCAATAGGAACTTATATAGTAAACAACTCTGGTGTAGTGTATTTAAGGCTTCATGGTAGGGAAGAATGGTATATTTATGAGTATTCAGAGAAAGAGCTTGTGGAGTTGTCGAATAGAATAATAAGTTTAAAACCTAAGGAAATTTATGTCTTCTTTAATAATGATCATTGGATGCTTGAAAATGCAAGATTAATGAAAAAGATTTTGGAAGAAAAGATAAACAGTCTATGA